In a single window of the Pseudoxanthomonas sp. F37 genome:
- a CDS encoding phenylacetate--CoA ligase family protein — MMASLYEPLFRHVLFPAYESGLRGRKTLAYLREYERQQWLDPERIEALQWGKLQGLLRHCWDHVPYYRQTWSALGIASPEDIRDRAHFARLPVLDKPTIRANFDSLIADTHRAGLFYKTTGGSTGEPLRFGYTRESYERRVAVMWRGYGWAGARLGQRTLYLWGTPLGAQKRKERLYHGAFNRRMLNAFEMDRARIAEYADAIDRFRPETIVSYVSPIVEMADWLTASGRRLHAPARILGAAEALHASQKQRIEQAFGAPAYNTYGCREFMLIAAECEHRDGLHVNADHLVVELGHGEGAGADGPRELVVSDLHNYGMPLLRYVNGDLATPGHGRCACGRGLPRLASVDGRKLDALRTPDGRFVPGEYVVYAFLYATGIRRYQVVQKRLEAFEILVVPDEGFDPGVIERVRSELVKVVGDSVALEFRLTDEIPLTPSGKQRVTVSELGG; from the coding sequence GCGCGGACGCAAGACGCTGGCCTACCTGAGGGAATACGAGCGGCAGCAGTGGCTGGATCCGGAGCGGATCGAGGCGCTGCAGTGGGGCAAGCTGCAGGGTCTGTTGCGCCATTGCTGGGACCATGTGCCGTACTACCGGCAGACCTGGTCCGCGCTGGGCATCGCCTCGCCCGAGGACATCCGCGACCGCGCGCATTTCGCGCGCCTGCCCGTGCTGGACAAGCCCACCATCCGGGCGAACTTCGACAGTCTGATCGCCGACACGCACCGTGCCGGCCTGTTCTACAAGACCACGGGAGGCTCCACCGGCGAGCCCCTGAGGTTCGGCTATACCCGCGAGAGCTACGAGCGCCGGGTCGCGGTCATGTGGCGGGGGTATGGCTGGGCCGGTGCGCGCCTCGGGCAGCGCACCCTCTATCTGTGGGGCACGCCGCTGGGCGCGCAGAAGCGCAAGGAGCGTCTCTACCACGGCGCGTTCAACCGTCGCATGCTCAACGCCTTCGAGATGGACCGCGCGCGCATCGCGGAGTATGCCGACGCGATAGACCGCTTCCGTCCCGAGACCATCGTGTCCTACGTGTCGCCGATCGTGGAAATGGCGGACTGGCTGACCGCCAGCGGCCGGCGCCTGCATGCGCCCGCGCGTATCCTCGGCGCGGCGGAAGCCTTGCACGCGTCGCAGAAGCAGCGCATCGAGCAGGCCTTCGGTGCGCCGGCCTACAACACCTACGGCTGCCGCGAGTTCATGCTGATCGCCGCCGAGTGCGAGCACCGCGACGGCCTGCACGTGAACGCCGACCACCTGGTGGTGGAGTTGGGGCACGGCGAAGGCGCCGGCGCGGACGGTCCGCGCGAGCTGGTCGTCAGCGATCTGCACAACTACGGCATGCCGCTGCTGCGCTACGTCAACGGCGATCTGGCCACGCCGGGCCATGGGCGCTGCGCCTGCGGGCGCGGGTTGCCGCGGCTGGCCAGCGTGGACGGGCGCAAGTTGGATGCGCTGCGGACCCCGGACGGGCGGTTCGTGCCGGGCGAGTACGTGGTGTACGCCTTTCTCTATGCGACCGGCATCCGCCGCTACCAGGTGGTGCAGAAGCGCTTGGAGGCGTTCGAGATCCTGGTCGTGCCAGACGAAGGGTTCGACCCGGGCGTCATCGAGCGGGTACGCAGCGAATTGGTGAAGGTGGTGGGCGACAGCGTGGCGCTGGAATTCCGCCTGACGGACGAGATTCCGCTGACGCCCAGCGGGAAGCAACGTGTCACCGTGTCTGAACTGGGGGGTTAG
- a CDS encoding glycosyltransferase: MEIVHVVENLDRGGLERTVVDLIASQRDAGHECRVICLFKLGLLARELLASGVRVDACGKRRGLDLRALRRARALIRQSPGAVIHTHNAMAHYYAVLATLGLPVKCRINTRHGMGGRTRSGRQEWLYRQSLRFTDYAVAVCEAARQRFAADGMRPRRALLAVPNGIRLERFRPADDVARQALVAELGLPPGSRIIGTVGRLQPVKDHALLLRAFAKVRMQVPEAALAIVGDGPLRAALEAQAEQAGLSDAVRFLGDRHDVPRLLTGMEVFALSSASEGYSVALLEACASSLPIVATDVGGNREIVRHGINGRLVPSGDTAAIATALIALLRGGEQAAAMGRAGYAWAQAEASFRTMAERYHGLYDASPELPSATMALQGRTS; this comes from the coding sequence GTGGAGATCGTGCATGTCGTCGAGAACCTGGATCGCGGTGGCCTGGAACGCACCGTGGTGGACCTGATCGCGAGCCAGCGCGACGCGGGGCATGAATGCCGGGTGATCTGCCTGTTCAAGCTGGGGTTGCTGGCCAGGGAACTGCTCGCCAGCGGCGTGCGCGTGGATGCCTGCGGCAAGCGTCGCGGCCTGGACCTGCGCGCGCTGCGGCGCGCGCGCGCGCTGATCCGCCAGTCGCCCGGAGCGGTGATCCATACCCATAACGCCATGGCGCATTACTACGCCGTGCTCGCCACACTGGGCCTGCCGGTGAAATGCAGGATCAACACGCGTCACGGGATGGGCGGGCGCACCCGGAGCGGCCGGCAGGAATGGCTGTACCGCCAGAGCCTGCGCTTCACCGACTATGCGGTCGCCGTATGCGAGGCGGCGCGGCAGCGCTTCGCCGCCGACGGGATGCGTCCGCGGCGCGCGCTGCTGGCGGTGCCCAACGGCATCCGCCTGGAGCGTTTCCGGCCCGCCGACGACGTGGCGCGCCAGGCACTGGTCGCCGAGCTGGGATTGCCGCCCGGCAGCCGCATCATCGGTACCGTGGGCCGGCTGCAGCCGGTGAAGGACCACGCCCTGCTGCTGCGCGCGTTCGCGAAGGTCAGGATGCAGGTGCCCGAGGCGGCGCTGGCGATCGTCGGCGATGGTCCCCTGCGCGCTGCGCTGGAGGCCCAGGCCGAACAGGCGGGGCTGTCGGATGCGGTGCGCTTCCTCGGCGACCGCCACGACGTGCCCCGGCTGCTGACGGGGATGGAGGTCTTCGCCCTGTCATCGGCGAGCGAGGGCTACTCGGTCGCTTTGCTGGAAGCGTGCGCCTCGTCGCTGCCGATCGTGGCGACCGACGTGGGAGGCAACCGCGAAATCGTCCGCCATGGCATCAACGGCCGGCTGGTGCCGTCGGGCGATACCGCCGCCATCGCCACCGCGCTGATCGCCCTGCTGCGGGGTGGCGAACAGGCCGCCGCCATGGGGCGGGCGGGGTATGCCTGGGCCCAGGCGGAAGCCTCGTTCCGCACCATGGCCGAGCGCTACCACGGCCTTTACGATGCTTCGCCCGAACTGCCTTCGGCGACCATGGCGCTGCAGGGACGCACATCATGA
- a CDS encoding polysaccharide deacetylase family protein, whose protein sequence is MNPRPRRLRLLRLLPNGWLMTSGPTAAARSLYLTFDDGPHPDHTPALLDLLAEYGAKASFFLVGREVERHDALARRIASEGHTLGNHSYSHPRFEALTLGEQLEEIERTERLLTGIDGRRRHAFRPPRGVLTPAMLARLVGRRHRIDYWSYDSLDYSRRPVPELLETIQRNPPRGGDIILMHDDSEHSLELLRALIPAWMAQGFSLRALPHVR, encoded by the coding sequence ATGAATCCGCGCCCACGCCGCCTGCGACTGCTGCGCTTGCTGCCCAACGGCTGGCTGATGACGTCCGGCCCGACGGCGGCGGCGCGCAGCCTGTACCTCACCTTCGACGACGGCCCCCACCCCGACCACACCCCCGCGCTGCTGGACTTGCTGGCCGAGTACGGCGCCAAGGCCAGCTTCTTCCTGGTCGGGCGCGAGGTGGAACGCCACGATGCGCTGGCGCGCCGCATCGCGTCGGAAGGGCACACGCTGGGCAACCATTCCTATTCGCACCCGCGCTTCGAAGCGCTGACACTGGGCGAGCAGCTGGAAGAGATCGAACGCACCGAGCGCCTGCTCACCGGCATCGACGGACGCCGGCGGCACGCGTTCCGGCCTCCGCGCGGCGTGCTCACTCCCGCGATGCTGGCCAGGCTGGTGGGGCGGCGCCACCGCATCGACTACTGGTCCTACGACAGCCTGGACTACAGCCGCCGACCGGTGCCGGAGCTGCTGGAAACGATCCAGCGCAACCCGCCGCGCGGCGGCGACATCATCCTGATGCACGACGACAGCGAACACTCGCTGGAGTTGCTGCGTGCGTTGATTCCGGCCTGGATGGCGCAGGGGTTTTCGCTGCGCGCGTTGCCGCACGTGCGTTGA
- a CDS encoding glycosyltransferase family 2 protein — translation MSAVKSVADPQAPLVSVVMPVYNAQATMARSIDSVLAQTHRELELILVDDGSRDGSAAIMEAYAARDARVVAVRQANGGVAAARNRGLREARGTHVAFLDSDDWWDPEKLALQLAHMARTGARVCYTAYQRVAEDGRALGQVVPPERVDYAGMLYSNRIGNLTGMYARSLGEAAFQKTGHEDYVFWLDRVRRAGHAERVPEARPLAYYLVRGGSVSANKLRAAGWQWRIYRHVERLTLPRSAWCMLHYVAHALLKRNPLSRPA, via the coding sequence ATGAGTGCGGTGAAGTCGGTGGCGGACCCGCAGGCGCCGCTGGTCAGCGTGGTGATGCCCGTCTACAACGCGCAGGCGACCATGGCGCGCTCGATCGATTCGGTGCTTGCGCAGACGCACCGCGAGCTGGAACTGATCCTGGTGGACGACGGCTCGCGCGACGGCTCGGCCGCCATCATGGAGGCCTACGCCGCACGCGACGCGCGCGTGGTGGCGGTGCGCCAGGCCAACGGCGGCGTCGCCGCCGCACGCAATCGCGGCCTGCGGGAAGCACGCGGCACGCACGTCGCCTTCCTGGACAGCGACGACTGGTGGGACCCCGAAAAGCTGGCCCTGCAACTGGCGCACATGGCGCGGACCGGCGCGCGCGTCTGCTACACCGCCTATCAGCGGGTGGCCGAGGACGGCCGTGCACTGGGGCAGGTGGTGCCGCCCGAACGGGTGGACTACGCCGGCATGCTCTACAGCAACCGCATCGGCAACCTCACCGGCATGTACGCGCGTTCGCTCGGCGAAGCGGCTTTCCAGAAGACGGGCCACGAGGACTACGTGTTCTGGCTGGACCGGGTACGCCGTGCCGGTCACGCCGAACGGGTGCCGGAGGCGCGTCCGCTGGCGTACTACCTGGTGCGGGGAGGCTCGGTATCGGCCAACAAGTTGCGCGCCGCCGGCTGGCAATGGCGCATCTACCGGCATGTGGAACGGCTGACGCTGCCGCGGTCGGCCTGGTGCATGCTGCATTACGTGGCCCATGCGCTGCTCAAGCGAAACCCCCTCTCCAGGCCCGCCTGA
- a CDS encoding glycosyltransferase family A protein → MSSSSSPGFGDYAVVIPAYRAAATLARALDSVMAQTLPPRQVVVVDDGSPDGEDLARIVAGYRGRVALVRQANAGPAAARNAGVRATSAAWVAFLDADDSWLPHKMRAQMALAADPGVGLVHGGAREDRTTLPAEMDFDLLWRSNRICTSMSVVRREVFDALGGFFDGGELIGAEDYSLWLRIAHAGWKVRACPMLVGHYTPAQGSLTSRIERCAAAEIFNARMLGEMLALPAAMVRWKIRAIRTDFARHLIHARRLRPARRLLAPALCERPTLERIGLMSVSCLPVQVLDVRRRLRLRGRRTLRNP, encoded by the coding sequence GTGTCGTCTTCTTCCTCCCCGGGCTTCGGCGACTATGCCGTGGTGATTCCCGCCTACCGCGCCGCGGCCACGCTGGCGCGGGCGCTGGACAGCGTGATGGCGCAGACGCTGCCGCCCCGCCAGGTGGTGGTGGTGGACGACGGCTCGCCCGATGGCGAGGACCTGGCGCGCATCGTGGCCGGCTACCGCGGCAGGGTCGCGCTGGTGCGGCAGGCCAATGCGGGACCGGCGGCGGCGCGCAACGCCGGCGTGCGCGCCACGTCGGCGGCCTGGGTGGCGTTCCTGGACGCGGACGACAGCTGGCTGCCGCACAAGATGCGTGCGCAGATGGCGCTGGCGGCCGACCCCGGCGTCGGCCTGGTGCATGGCGGTGCGCGCGAGGACCGCACGACGCTGCCCGCTGAGATGGATTTCGACCTGCTGTGGCGCAGCAACCGGATCTGCACGTCGATGAGCGTGGTCAGGCGCGAAGTGTTCGACGCGCTGGGCGGGTTCTTCGACGGCGGCGAACTCATCGGCGCCGAGGACTACAGCCTGTGGCTGCGCATCGCGCACGCCGGCTGGAAGGTGCGCGCCTGCCCCATGCTGGTGGGTCACTACACGCCGGCGCAGGGCAGCCTGACCAGCCGCATCGAACGATGCGCGGCCGCGGAGATATTCAACGCGCGGATGCTGGGCGAGATGCTGGCGCTGCCCGCGGCGATGGTGCGCTGGAAGATACGGGCGATCCGCACCGATTTCGCCCGCCACCTGATCCATGCGCGCAGGCTGCGCCCGGCGCGGCGGCTGCTGGCGCCCGCCCTGTGCGAGCGCCCCACGCTGGAGCGGATCGGCCTGATGTCGGTCAGCTGCCTGCCGGTGCAGGTGCTGGACGTACGCCGCCGCCTGCGCTTGCGCGGGCGGCGGACGCTGCGGAACCCCTGA
- a CDS encoding heparinase II/III family protein, with the protein MSRTSASPRSTRRLPLALILGTAALTTLTAASAAGGLFGQRAQRLAYDAWDRTEDGFADLRDSGRDTVIRFWTRTTSSVKAARRARERGVAALPAGSGGTPSLGSPGSRLPATGIDTGPVLSSGGRVSSNSSRPRLVNLPMPVPPVDKNSAAYTRFKGWVDAAVAGNRGYGFSAAEAALMYQLSPEAKYCTLAIQMVEEQVTAAEAAIAGGGRPAVSGDSYLEVGPMISDLAYTMTVCAGSITASQRSRWSAYAEQAVWNVWNYNNAQWGGRSHPWSGWSVNNPGNNYYYSFVEATMYWALASGNSTWFNFLRDNKLAALQAYFARLPGGGSSEGTGYGTAHMRLFSLYRIWRDATGMDLANANSHASDSIPYWIHATVPTLDRFAPIGDQARSSVPDLYDYHRRLMLEARSVNTNPAIQNQATWWLNNISIARMGSGFNYRYDLLPAGTTATPPTDLVYHARGPGHLFARTGWTRDAMWVAIVAGPYNESHAHQDQGSFTLFSGDWLAVTANIWSHSGINQGTDVHNLVRFVRNGTVARQCESTTRASTLTVTPGTGGAFTADANLTPAFCNTDAVTNWRRNFSFANRRLTVRDTFSITSGTTATFQVNVPVAPTLVNSREATAGRLRVRVLEPANATINSNFSTGKYVEDGARYRIDVQGGTTGYVVELSEI; encoded by the coding sequence TTGTCGCGCACGTCCGCCTCCCCCCGCTCCACCCGCCGGCTCCCGCTTGCCCTGATCCTGGGCACCGCCGCACTCACCACCTTGACCGCCGCCAGCGCCGCGGGCGGCCTGTTCGGCCAGCGCGCCCAGCGCCTGGCCTACGACGCATGGGACCGCACCGAAGACGGTTTCGCGGACCTGCGCGACTCCGGTCGCGACACCGTCATCCGCTTCTGGACCCGCACCACCTCTTCCGTGAAGGCCGCACGCAGGGCGCGGGAACGCGGCGTCGCCGCCCTCCCGGCCGGTAGCGGCGGTACGCCGTCGCTGGGCAGCCCAGGCAGCCGGCTCCCGGCCACCGGCATCGACACCGGCCCGGTGCTGAGCAGCGGCGGCCGGGTCAGCTCCAATTCCTCGCGCCCCCGCCTGGTGAACCTGCCCATGCCGGTTCCGCCGGTCGACAAGAATTCGGCCGCCTATACGCGTTTCAAGGGATGGGTCGATGCCGCCGTCGCCGGCAACCGCGGCTATGGCTTCAGCGCGGCCGAGGCCGCCCTGATGTACCAGCTCTCGCCCGAAGCCAAATACTGCACGCTGGCCATCCAGATGGTCGAAGAGCAGGTCACCGCCGCCGAAGCGGCCATCGCCGGCGGCGGCAGGCCCGCCGTGTCGGGCGACTCGTACCTGGAAGTGGGCCCGATGATCTCGGACCTGGCCTACACCATGACCGTCTGCGCGGGCAGCATCACCGCCAGCCAGCGCAGCCGCTGGTCCGCCTACGCCGAACAGGCGGTGTGGAACGTCTGGAACTACAACAACGCCCAATGGGGCGGCCGCAGCCATCCGTGGTCCGGCTGGTCGGTCAACAACCCCGGCAACAACTACTACTACAGCTTCGTCGAAGCCACGATGTACTGGGCGCTGGCCAGCGGCAACAGCACCTGGTTCAACTTCCTGCGCGACAACAAGCTGGCGGCCCTGCAGGCCTACTTCGCCCGCCTGCCGGGCGGCGGCAGCAGCGAAGGCACCGGTTACGGCACGGCGCACATGCGGCTGTTCTCGCTGTACCGCATCTGGCGCGACGCCACCGGCATGGACCTGGCCAACGCCAACAGCCATGCGTCGGACAGCATCCCCTACTGGATCCACGCCACGGTGCCGACGCTGGACCGCTTCGCGCCCATCGGCGACCAGGCGCGCAGCTCGGTCCCGGACCTGTACGACTACCATCGCCGCCTGATGCTCGAGGCGCGTTCGGTCAACACCAATCCCGCGATCCAGAACCAGGCGACCTGGTGGCTGAACAACATCTCGATCGCGCGGATGGGTTCGGGATTCAACTACCGCTACGACCTGTTGCCGGCCGGCACGACGGCCACCCCGCCCACCGACCTGGTCTACCACGCGCGTGGCCCCGGCCACCTGTTCGCGCGCACGGGCTGGACGCGCGACGCGATGTGGGTGGCGATCGTCGCCGGCCCGTACAACGAAAGCCATGCCCACCAGGACCAGGGCTCGTTCACCCTGTTCTCCGGAGACTGGCTGGCCGTCACCGCGAACATCTGGAGCCACAGCGGCATCAACCAGGGCACCGACGTGCACAACCTGGTGCGCTTCGTCCGCAACGGAACGGTGGCGCGCCAGTGCGAATCCACCACCCGGGCCTCGACACTCACGGTCACGCCGGGCACCGGCGGCGCGTTCACGGCCGATGCCAACCTGACCCCGGCGTTCTGCAACACCGATGCGGTGACCAACTGGCGGCGCAATTTCAGTTTCGCCAATCGCCGCCTGACCGTGCGCGACACGTTCTCCATCACCAGCGGCACCACGGCCACCTTCCAGGTGAACGTGCCGGTCGCGCCCACCCTGGTGAACAGCCGCGAAGCCACCGCCGGCCGCCTGCGCGTGCGCGTGCTCGAACCGGCCAACGCCACCATCAACAGCAACTTCAGTACCGGCAAGTACGTCGAGGATGGCGCGCGCTATCGCATCGACGTGCAGGGCGGCACCACGGGTTACGTGGTGGAGCTGAGCGAGATCTGA
- a CDS encoding outer membrane beta-barrel protein, translating into MRTLPLRISLIAAAVLATLPGHAQAARVDYTVDLGMERNSNVTMAPVDPIEQRYLRAGVGFSITENVSALQLNLDGRAEYRDYEDDIFADTVDGTLSGRLNWVVIPERLFFLVEDNLTVQPVDSLVPDGPGNRQQVNVFSAGPTLLFNWTPSLHGQAELRYVLSDAEVTDEFNSQRLAGAIRTIRELSPTSRVSLNLQAQRVDFDDDIVARDYNRYDLYGRYVRTLANFELGADLGYSRIDYRRGGSRSEPLMRADAEWNLSPRSQLSIALSSQFSDTATDALTGIQSEATIPENVLTGDAVVNASPYEVRGIDLGYRFTTTRLNLSVAPYMQKRDYVDSDEFDQKTRGARFDLHWLARRSLTLGTYATWERLDYTQLGREDETSRVGASLAYHWAPRWTARLHAERYKRESTEAGQDVSQNIVYLSVAYSNR; encoded by the coding sequence ATGCGCACCCTTCCACTACGCATCTCCCTCATCGCCGCCGCTGTCCTGGCCACGTTGCCCGGCCACGCGCAGGCGGCCCGGGTGGACTACACCGTGGACCTGGGCATGGAGCGGAACAGCAACGTGACCATGGCGCCGGTCGATCCGATCGAGCAGCGCTACCTGCGTGCCGGCGTCGGCTTCAGCATCACCGAGAACGTCTCCGCGCTGCAGCTGAACCTCGATGGCCGCGCGGAGTACCGCGACTACGAGGACGACATCTTCGCCGACACCGTGGACGGCACGCTGTCTGGCCGCCTCAACTGGGTCGTCATCCCGGAGCGCCTGTTCTTCCTGGTGGAAGACAACCTGACGGTGCAGCCGGTCGACTCGCTGGTGCCGGACGGCCCCGGCAACCGCCAGCAGGTGAACGTGTTCTCCGCCGGGCCCACGCTGCTGTTCAACTGGACGCCCTCGCTGCACGGCCAGGCCGAATTGCGCTACGTGCTCAGCGATGCGGAGGTCACGGACGAATTCAACTCGCAGCGCCTGGCCGGCGCCATCCGCACGATCAGGGAGCTGTCGCCGACCAGCCGGGTGTCGCTCAACCTGCAGGCGCAGCGCGTGGACTTCGACGACGACATCGTGGCGCGCGACTACAACCGCTACGACCTCTACGGGCGCTACGTGCGCACGCTGGCCAACTTCGAGCTGGGCGCCGACCTGGGCTATTCGCGCATCGATTACCGCCGCGGCGGGTCGCGCTCGGAACCGCTGATGCGCGCGGATGCGGAATGGAACCTGTCTCCGCGCTCGCAGCTGAGCATCGCCCTGTCCAGCCAGTTCTCCGACACCGCGACGGACGCCCTGACCGGCATCCAGTCCGAAGCCACGATCCCCGAGAACGTGCTGACCGGCGACGCGGTGGTCAACGCCTCGCCCTACGAGGTGCGCGGCATCGACCTGGGCTACCGCTTCACCACGACCCGACTGAACCTGTCGGTGGCGCCGTACATGCAGAAGCGCGACTACGTGGACTCGGACGAGTTCGACCAGAAGACCCGCGGCGCGCGCTTCGACCTGCACTGGCTGGCGCGGCGCTCGCTGACGCTGGGCACCTACGCCACCTGGGAACGGCTGGACTACACGCAGCTCGGCCGCGAGGACGAGACCTCGCGCGTGGGCGCGAGCCTGGCCTACCACTGGGCGCCGCGCTGGACCGCACGCCTGCACGCGGAACGCTACAAGCGCGAAAGCACCGAGGCCGGCCAGGACGTCTCGCAGAACATCGTCTACCTGAGCGTCGCCTATTCCAACCGCTGA
- a CDS encoding polysaccharide biosynthesis protein, translating into MTSYATLEKPVTPDNERLHGVPHRTDTSRSLALMDEPTALTPRELEERRVIHRNDSVREQADAFRELRTRLLALGGERNFVTLVAPVSNGCGGSFVARNLATAFAFDDAKSALLVDCDVLHPSQHTALGVDASHGGLMDYLGDGDTDLGRIIYRTGVPRLRLIPSGRQRETTGEAFSAFRMRAMVDSLRSRYPDRYLILDSPSVLGSPDARILSELADLVVLVAGYGKVAPEKLEKAVASFPADKVAGVVFNEIP; encoded by the coding sequence ATGACCTCCTATGCCACTCTGGAAAAGCCCGTGACCCCGGACAACGAACGACTGCACGGCGTCCCCCATCGCACCGACACCTCGCGCTCGCTGGCGTTGATGGACGAACCCACCGCGTTGACGCCGCGCGAACTGGAAGAGCGGCGCGTCATCCACCGCAACGATTCCGTGCGCGAGCAGGCCGATGCGTTCCGCGAACTGCGCACCCGCCTGCTGGCCCTCGGCGGCGAGCGCAACTTCGTCACCCTGGTGGCGCCGGTCAGCAACGGCTGCGGCGGCAGCTTCGTCGCCCGCAACCTGGCCACGGCGTTCGCCTTCGACGACGCCAAGAGCGCCCTGCTGGTCGACTGCGACGTCCTGCATCCCTCGCAGCACACCGCCCTGGGCGTGGACGCCAGCCACGGCGGCCTGATGGACTACCTGGGCGATGGCGACACCGACCTGGGCCGCATCATCTACCGCACCGGCGTGCCGCGCCTGCGGCTGATCCCCAGCGGCCGCCAGCGCGAGACCACGGGTGAAGCCTTCAGCGCGTTCCGCATGCGCGCGATGGTGGACTCGCTGCGCAGCCGCTACCCGGACCGCTATCTGATCCTGGACAGTCCCTCGGTGCTGGGTTCGCCGGACGCGCGCATCCTGTCCGAACTGGCCGACCTGGTGGTGCTGGTGGCCGGTTACGGCAAGGTCGCGCCGGAGAAGCTGGAAAAGGCCGTCGCCAGTTTCCCTGCCGACAAGGTGGCCGGCGTGGTGTTCAACGAAATCCCGTAA
- a CDS encoding XrtA system polysaccharide chain length determinant, protein MSQSNLPARRGYAAPAAPAGTLTPNELAPILLREARRHRVALVGIFAAVALLTLVVGLLVLPKNYTASTTILAQESDIIQPLLEGRAVATEVVDRAGIARQVIYSRKVLEDALKTGGWLDDKPSAVEQDRLMEQIKGRIAITSPRPNLIQITYRDSDAKRTYEVTERLGDMFIKESLAAKERESREAYEFIDKQVQDYHAKLLEAEERLRQYRTDNTDAQPGSATDANTRISSLRTTVEQTRMALLEQRSRENAIASQLSGESAVTAVQTRESLYRAQLLELQGQLDRLLLNYTEQHPDVVRVRHQMADLQQAMANEQTRRAAAPQGASPFDEAQMNPLYQELRSQQAQTRREVAATASRMAIAESMLNEELNRSRRIADSESALAELTRDYEVNRDIYQDLLRRRENARVSMQLDREERGLTLRVQDPATMPLRPTGLRFMHFAIGGLLVAVGIPLGLLFLRARFDPRIRSAQQLQRITDRPLLTVVPTYHSPRDRRQELSRNAMSFGILALVVLAYGLAFGLKQLAA, encoded by the coding sequence ATGAGCCAGAGCAACCTTCCCGCGCGGCGCGGATACGCCGCGCCGGCCGCGCCCGCCGGCACCCTGACGCCCAACGAACTGGCCCCCATCCTGCTGCGCGAAGCGCGCCGCCACCGGGTGGCGCTGGTCGGCATCTTCGCCGCCGTCGCCCTGCTGACGCTGGTGGTGGGCCTGCTGGTGCTGCCGAAGAACTACACCGCCTCCACCACGATCCTGGCGCAGGAGAGCGACATCATCCAGCCGCTGCTGGAAGGCCGCGCCGTGGCCACCGAGGTCGTCGACCGCGCCGGCATCGCGCGCCAGGTGATCTACAGCCGCAAAGTGCTGGAAGATGCGCTGAAGACCGGCGGCTGGCTGGACGACAAGCCCAGTGCCGTCGAGCAGGACCGCCTGATGGAGCAGATCAAGGGCCGCATCGCGATCACCAGCCCGCGCCCCAACCTGATCCAGATCACCTACCGCGACAGCGACGCCAAGCGCACCTACGAGGTGACCGAACGCCTGGGCGACATGTTCATCAAGGAAAGCCTGGCGGCCAAGGAACGCGAAAGCCGCGAGGCCTACGAGTTCATCGACAAGCAGGTGCAGGACTACCACGCCAAGCTGCTGGAAGCCGAAGAGCGCCTGCGCCAGTACCGCACGGACAACACCGACGCCCAGCCCGGCAGCGCCACCGACGCCAACACGCGCATCAGCTCGCTGCGCACGACGGTGGAACAGACCCGCATGGCCCTGCTGGAGCAGCGCTCGCGCGAGAATGCCATCGCCTCGCAGCTATCCGGCGAGTCGGCGGTGACCGCGGTGCAGACGCGCGAAAGCCTGTATCGCGCGCAGCTGCTCGAACTGCAGGGCCAGCTGGACCGCCTGCTGCTGAACTACACCGAGCAGCACCCGGACGTGGTGCGCGTGCGCCACCAGATGGCCGACCTGCAGCAGGCCATGGCCAACGAGCAGACCCGCCGTGCCGCCGCGCCGCAGGGCGCCAGCCCGTTCGACGAGGCGCAGATGAACCCGCTGTACCAGGAACTGCGCAGCCAGCAGGCGCAGACCCGGCGCGAAGTGGCGGCGACCGCGTCGCGCATGGCGATCGCCGAGTCCATGCTCAACGAAGAGTTGAACCGCAGCCGGCGCATCGCCGATTCGGAGAGCGCGCTGGCCGAGCTGACCCGCGACTACGAAGTCAACCGCGACATCTACCAGGACCTGTTGCGCCGGCGCGAGAATGCCCGCGTCTCGATGCAGCTGGACCGCGAGGAGCGCGGCCTGACCCTGCGCGTGCAGGACCCCGCCACCATGCCGCTGCGCCCCACCGGCCTGCGCTTCATGCATTTCGCCATCGGCGGGCTGCTGGTCGCCGTGGGCATCCCGCTGGGCCTGCTGTTCCTGCGCGCCCGGTTCGATCCGCGCATCCGCTCGGCCCAGCAGCTGCAGCGCATCACCGACCGCCCCCTGCTGACCGTGGTGCCGACCTACCATTCGCCGCGCGACCGCCGGCAGGAGCTCAGCCGCAATGCGATGAGCTTCGGCATCCTGGCGCTGGTCGTGCTCGCGTACGGGCTGGCGTTCGGCCTCAAGCAGCTTGCCGCCTAA